Genomic window (Stenotrophomonas maltophilia):
CATGGCCAAGGGCATGCTGGCCGACGCGGTCAAGGCCGAATTCCTCGAGCATGCACAGCAGGAACAGGCGCATGCCGGCAAGCTGGCCGAGCGTATCGTGCAGCTCGGCGGTGAGCCGGATCTCAACCCCGACACGCTGACCGCACGCTCGCATGCCGAATACAAGGAAGGCAGCGACCTGCGCGACATGGTCCGCGAGAACCTGGTGGCCGAACGGATTGCCATCGACAGCTACCGCGAAATGATCAACTTCATCGGCGACCGCGATACCACCACCAAGCGCATCCTCGAAGAGATCCTGGCGCAGGAAGAGGAACACGCCGACGAGTTTGCCGACCTGCTGGATGGGTGGATCGGGGAATGATCTGGTAGATGCCCACCTTGGTGGGCGCCTTTGCCGCGTGCCAACCAAGGTTGGCACCTACCAGAGCATGGCGGTGTCGTTGACGCT
Coding sequences:
- a CDS encoding ferritin-like domain-containing protein encodes the protein MSSKPAKAAKPAAEVPGISDRKTLRERARHNIEDGAITDSYSADRKVVIKLLNDALATEYVCVLRYYRHYFMAKGMLADAVKAEFLEHAQQEQAHAGKLAERIVQLGGEPDLNPDTLTARSHAEYKEGSDLRDMVRENLVAERIAIDSYREMINFIGDRDTTTKRILEEILAQEEEHADEFADLLDGWIGE